In Aspergillus fumigatus Af293 chromosome 6, whole genome shotgun sequence, the genomic window CCCGAATGTCCCTCGAGGCCAGATATCTTTTATTGCGCCTGACATTGGCCCAGGAGGTATGGTCCGTGTCGCAGAAGAAGCCTTGTTCCGAGGATGCAGGATTGTTCGTAGTAAGGGGCATGTGGCAGGTCTCGGGTTCAGAGACGGTAAGCTATCAATCAATATGCTTTCTTAGGAACATGCGTTGACCCTTCAACTTCTATAGACACTTTTATTCCATCGCAGCTGATTTTAATATCACCCGACTGCGTCGCTCTCTATTGGGAAGCTATGGGCCACATGTCATATTTCCACAGACTTGACATTGGTGCGCTTATTCAGACATGATTCGCACTCTTGATTTGGCAACGGTACTGCCGGGTCGGAGTACAACAGAGGCAGCGCAATGAACGAGGGATCAATCAACATACATGCACGAATTGACGGACCTGAAAACCTGAAAACGTTGTATGTATTGCCtatcttcttctacttcGTATCATGACTCGCTAACAGACATGGTGCACAGCTGAGGTGGGCATCAGTCTGAATCACACATTTGAACAGACTATACTATTCATCGCCCGGTGCGCGAGTAGTTACAAACGCCTATTACTTGTTGAAGCCATGATCAACCAGCAGAGCTATAAATGACTATACCATCGGAATTGATCTGTTGTGCGATTCGAAGTCCTCGAGGGATATGGGTTATGTCACTAGTGCCGAGCATCTGTTCATGGTTCGAAGTCCAAGTGAGTACAGTTATTTAGAGTCTGAAATGCGGAAGAAAAGATTCGACGATGTGGAGATATGTATGCAGGAGTCAAGAGACACGAAAAAGAAGGCATCCCTAACGCCATAGTCTGATTCAATCAAATGGAAATGCAAACCAGAAATCGTCAATCATGAATCAACTGCCACGCAGCGGGCTAACTGGGATACAACCCGCGCCCGATTGTCCCCTCTTTCTACATGTAATCCAGCATAACAGATCTGAGTTGGGTATGGTATGTCCGACGCATCAACTCCAACAACAAGCATGCAAACAGGCCGCAGTGAAAACCATTCAAAGTTGTGGACTGCCAGTCGTCCCTCCCATCGTACACCGGCGATTCTAAGCCCTCCACATCAATCACACATCGGACCAGCGTCACCGCTTGCGTTCGAAATAACTCGTGGACGACAGCACAGCCACCGACTGGTCCATGACCCACTCGCCAACGCCGAGATAGTTATTGATCCATTTCTTGAAGTCTTTGTTATCGGTGATCTTGTCAGTGTCGAGACTAGGGCTGTGAGAACCCCACGCGGCCCGGACCAGGACGCGGGGAAACAGATTAGCTTCAGtccatcaacaccttctCCACCAACCGGTCCATTCGCATTCAAATCGTCAAGAGTGCAGGGAATATTTACGTTAAACCAGTCGAGCGCTTGATGCCCGCCAGAAAGGCAGAGACTATCAAAAGCATCCATCAGCTGTCCGTCATTCCCCTCCGCATCACCACCAAGCCGGCAGATAAGTACTTACAGAGCACAGCGTCAAAAGCGTAATGAGTCAGTCGTCCCAGCTGCACCGATCGCACATCAGCATATCGTCCACAGAGTGGTGGTTAGGGTAGCTACCCATCTACATAGATAGTAGGCACCCAACGCCGACAAACAAAAACCTACCATAATGACGATAGCTCCTCAAAGTTCCCCAGAGATTATCTGCAAGATTAATAGTGAGGAGAAAGGCGGTACAGCCACTCAGCGACGTTTATACCAGTAGTCAAAAAGCAGAGTAGGACTTTATATGGAAGACCCGTGGAAGTCAGGGAAGGTGGTGAATGTACggaggtacggagtacacgTGAGGGGTCCAATAGGTCTGTCTTAGTGGCCTTTGCCGCTCCACTTCCAACGACAAGAGCTGTTTTGCTGGCAATATCCGGAGGCAGCCAGGAGGCGGTGAGGGAGGTGGCTGGGGGCTGGGGCTGGGGGCTGGGGCTGGGGCATTATGGATGCTTACTCATTATGCCAACAGCTGCGCTCTCAAACTGAAAGAGGACTAGTGATCTGGCCGGTGTACACATTGGTCaagttgctgctggtgctcgCTCGCCTACAAaggacggagtacagagtaccaTAGCTTCGCTTGGGGATTTTGGCTGCCGATATTTGAACAGCAAGATGCTGGGGCTCTTTAGAAGCAAACCTATCAAAGTCTGAATCTGCTCGGTCAATTCGGTACTTGACTCTGTCCAGCAACCACCAGAGGCACCAATCCCTATCAATACCTTTTTTAATATACTGGTATCAACAAAAGCTGATGCCAATATCCTCTATGCTAGGAGCCCACTCaaccttttcctttttcctttttttttcttggtcCAAATGGTCATTGCTCATCCAGGTAGTAGATCATGCACAGAGTTTACAGGTTGCAgggctttttctttttatgCCGCGACCTGATAACGGCATTCTGCAGTTGAGATAAGACTAGTAACCAAAATTCAAAGATGTGATTAATATTAACTCACAGGGAACTAATGATCCATCTAGTACTAGTAGACACTACTCAGACCACAGTTAATAGACTGTAAACTACCGCGTAGATAATTTCCCTTGCTCGCGGGGGCATCGGACGGCCAACAGTATTTTCCCTCCCGCGCACGACGGAGCCTGACTGGAGCCGCCCCTCCCTCCCTCACCGGAGCAACTCTGGTCCTGGTCCCTCTTTTTTTATCGACACTGCTGCTCTGCTTTCACCTCAATCCAACTTTCTACTatcttcccctctctccCCTCACAACACTATCTGAAGCaattctttcttttcatcctttctTTCAAATCCATCAGAGGAGTCGTTCAAAATGGCCGCCAGCAATTCTCTTGACCACCTGAGCAACCGTATGAAGCTGGAATGGCACGCCAAGCTGAACACGGAGATGGTTCCTGCGAAGAACTTCCGTCGCACCTCCATCATTTGCACCATCGGTATGTCGGAGCTTCTCAATCTTATTCTGGAATATCCACACCCCTACGAATTGTTTGGTCTCACAAGATACTGACGTTGACCGCCTCCGCAGGCCCCAAGACAAACTCcgtcgagaagatcaatgctCTCCGCAAAGGTACGAGCGGGAAATATTTCCTCAATGACTCCCCTGCCCTCGACTGTATGAACTGATAATTTTAAATAGCTGGTCTCAACGTGGTTCGCATGAACTTCTCTCATGGCTCGTATGAGGTTAGCCTGGATCCAGCGTCCCAATAGCTTGATAGGAAGGCTGCGAGCAGAATTCTGACGTTTCTAGTACCACCAATCCGTCATCGACAACGCCCGGGAGGCCGAGAGAGTTCAGCCCGGACGTCCTGTTGCCATTGCTCTTGACACTGTGAGTTTCATGAAATCCGGTGCTTCCCACCACCATTCATCAGCTCTGACTCCCACTTTAGAAAGGACCTGAAATCCGTACCGGAAACACCGTCGGCGACAAGGATATTCCTATCCAAGCTGGTCACGAACTCAACATCACCACTGATGAGAAGTATGCTACCGCCAGCGACGACAAGAACATGTAAGTATACAAAATATCCGAGCGTTGTTGGGTCTCATTGTCCCTGGGAAACGCAAGCTTTCCATTTTGAGAATAGGTGAGCTGACGATAAACCTGGCAGGTACCTCGACTACAAGAACATCACCAAGGTCATCCAACCCGGCAAGCTGATCTATGTGGACGACGGTATTCTCTCATTTGAGGTGCTCGAGATTGTTGACGATCAGACCCTTCGTGTCAGGTGCCTGAACAATGGCAACATCTCGTCTAGAAAGGGTGTCAACCTGCCCGGCACTGACGTTGATCTTCCCGCTCTTTCTGAAAAGGATATCAACGATCTCAAGTTCGGTGTTAAGAATAGGGTTGACATGATCTTCGCCTCGTTTATCCGTCGCGGAAGCGACATTCGTCACATTCGTGAAGTCCTTGGcgaggagggcaaggagatTCAAATTATTGCCAAGATCGAGAACCAGCAAGGTGTTAACAACTTCGATGAGATTCTCGAGGAGACTGACGGTGTCATGGTCGCCCGTGGTGACTTGGGTATCGAGATCCCTGCGCCCAAGGTCTTCTTGgcccagaagatgatgattgcCAAGTGTAACATGAAGGGCAAGCCCGTCATCTGTGCCACTCAGATGCTCGAGTCCATGACATACAACCCCCGCCCCACCCGTGCGGAGGTATCGGACGTTGCCAACGCTGTTCTCGACGGCGCTGACTGTGTCATGT contains:
- a CDS encoding pyruvate kinase CDC19 — translated: MAASNSLDHLSNRMKLEWHAKLNTEMVPAKNFRRTSIICTIGPKTNSVEKINALRKAGLNVVRMNFSHGSYEYHQSVIDNAREAERVQPGRPVAIALDTKGPEIRTGNTVGDKDIPIQAGHELNITTDEKYATASDDKNMYLDYKNITKVIQPGKLIYVDDGILSFEVLEIVDDQTLRVRCLNNGNISSRKGVNLPGTDVDLPALSEKDINDLKFGVKNRVDMIFASFIRRGSDIRHIREVLGEEGKEIQIIAKIENQQGVNNFDEILEETDGVMVARGDLGIEIPAPKVFLAQKMMIAKCNMKGKPVICATQMLESMTYNPRPTRAEVSDVANAVLDGADCVMLSGETAKGNYPTEAVKMMSETCLLAEVAIPHFQVFDELRNLAPRPTDTVESIAMAAVSASLELNAGAIVVLTTSGKTARLLSKYRPVCPIIMVTRNPMAARYSHLYRGVWPFTFPEKKPDFNVKIWQEDVDRRLKWGISHALKLGLINKGDNIVCVQGWRGGMGHTNTVRVVPAEENLGLAEE